CAGTCCGGCTCGGAGCACGACGCCGCCGGGGTGCCGTCGCGCGAAGGGCGCCACGACGAGCTACCCGGCCGCGACGGCCGCCGCGACAACGGGCTGAGCGCGGAGCACTACGTCGTGCTCGCCGACCTCGACCCGCGCGTGGCCGACGCACTGCTGGGTGATCTGGCGGAGGCGGGCATCGCGGCCTACGTCGTACCGACCCCGGGCAAGCGCGGCGGCTACCTCGAGACGCACCTGCCGACCCGGCACACCGACCGGGTCTTCGTCGACGCGCGGGCCGAGCGCGGGGCGCACACGCTGCTCGACTCGGCGACCGCCACGACCGATCTCGACGAGGACGCCGCCTGGCGCGAGATCGTCGAGTCCTTCGCGGCGCCGTCGGCCGAGCCGGTGCCGCCGTGGCCGGTGTCCGAGGACCTCGACGGGCCGCCGTTGGCGCCGCCGCGCGTCGTGCACCGGGTGGCGACCGACTTCGTCGCCGCGCCGATCAACCTCGACGAGGAAGAGCACTTCGTGCCGCCCGCGCCGCCGCCGGTGCCGAGGCTGCGCAGCGTCACCGTGCTCGCGCTGCTCGCGATCGCCGGTGGGGTGGCGCTGCTCGCGCTGCCGTCGGTGCTCGACTACGCGGCCGACACTGCCGTGCAGGTGCTGGCGGTCTGCCTGATGCTCGGCGGGTTCGGGAGCCTGGTCTACCGGATGCAGGACGGGTCCGACGACGAGGACGACCCGGACGACGGCGCGGTCGTCTGAGCGGTTGCCGGCCTCGGCTTTCTAGCCGCTCGGCGGCAACCGCGTCGGCCCGGGCGCGTCGCAGACGATGAGCGGCGCGTCGTACGGCGAGTCGACCGGTCCCGTCGCGACCGCGGCTCGCTGACCGCCGACCTCCACCAGCGCCACTGCTGCATTGCCTTGCACGGTCACGTCGATGACGTGCGTGCGCAGCGGCGCGAGCAGGACTACGCCGGACCGCGCGTCTACCCCGGTCACGTAGAGCAGCCCCGCCTCGCGGGCGAGCTTGGCCGCGCGCGACCGCCAGCGCAGGTAGCGCGGCCCGCCCGTCACGCAGACGACATCGAAGTCCTGGGCGGCGACCCGGCGCAGCGACGCAGCATCAGTGGTGGCGACTCGCATGGAGAGATGACCTTATCTATGGGACGGCGCTCGGCACCTGTCGCTACCGCCGTGGAGGGGCACGCAGGTCGGCGGCTGCGACAGCCCCGGTTCATTCAGACTGGCGGGCCAGGTCGGCGGCGCCGATGAGGCCGGCGTCCACGCCCAACGACGCCGGCACGATGTCGGGTATCGGCCGGTAGCCGCGACCGATCAGCACGTCGGCGAAGCGGCGCCGGGCCGGCTCGAGCAGGAGGTCACCCGCTGCGCCGACCCCCCCGCCGATGACGAAGCGCCCGGGGTCGAGGACAGCTGACACGTCGGCCAGGCCTTGGCCGAGCCAGGTGCCGACCGCGACGAACGCGGCGATCGCCTCGCGATGGCCGGACTGAGCTGCGAGGGTCACGGCCGGCCCTTCGGTCCACGGGCCCCCGCGGGCTGCCGCCTCCCGGACCAGCGCGCGGCCGCTGCAGTACTGCTCCCAGCAGCCGCGGTTGCCGCATCCGCACGGCAGCCCGTCGGGCACCACTCGCAGGTGCCCCGGCTCCCCCGCCATGCCGAACGCGCCGCGGTAGAGATGGCCGTCGAGGACCAGCCCCGCGCCGATGCCGGTGCCGACGGTCAGGGCAACGAGCGACGAGACGCCGACGCCGGCGCCGAACCGGTACTCCGCCCATGCCATCGCGTTGGCGTCGTTCTCCACGACGACCGGCAGGCCGATCAGCGAGGAGAGCGAGTCGCGCAGCGGTTCTTGTCGCCAGGCCAGGTTGGGCGCGAACAGCACGGTCGACCGGTCGGCGTCGATGAAGCCCGCCGCACCCACTCCGACGGCAGAGACGTCAGACTCGGCGCGCAGGTCGGCCACCACCGACGCGACAACCGCGGCGACGGCGGCCGGATCGGTGCTCGGCGTCGGCCGCCGCTCGCGGCGCAGGATCTCGCCGGTTTCGGACACGAGGCCCGCGGCCACCTTGGTGCCGCCGATGTCGACCCCGATCGCGAGGCTCATGCTGCCGCGCCGGCGCGGAGGCTCGCGAAGCCGAGCCAGGACAGACCCATGGCAGGCTCAGTCGACGTTGATGTGCTCGACCGGACCGCCGTGCCGCGAGGCCCAGTGGTGCTCGTGCGTCTGCACGGCCGACCGCAGGGCCGCGGTCAGCGAGCCGACCGCGTCCAGCAGGTGCTCGACCGTCTCGGGCCGCGTGCCACGGACCAGCGCGATCAGCCGGCACACCGGGCAGAGCTGACACTCGGCGGACCCGGTCGCGATCGCCTCGTCGAGCGAGACATCGCCGAGGGCCTCACGTGCCCACTGGCCGAACGACTGCCCGAGCGCGTCAACCAGCCGGGCCGCCTCCTCGGCGACCGACCCGTGCTCGTGGGCGGAGCTGGTCACGACCGCATCCAGACCGCCGGGTCGGGCTCGAACCGCACGCGCAGCACTCCCTCACGGAAGGCCGCCCCGGCCACGACGCAACGCCGCAGGGCCGAAGGCAGGGACAGCACCCGCCGGTGGGAGCCGACCGTGACGACCAGGTCGTCACCCCGGCGGGCCAGGTCGACGTCGGACTTCGAGGCGAGCGGCAGCGCCACCTGCAGCAGGAAGTCGGAGCCGGACCGCTCCACCCGCACGGGGTCTTCCCCCGCCGGCAGGACGAGCGGGTCGACATCGGTGTAGACGGCAGCGCCGAGGGCGGCGAGCTCCGGCAGTCCCACCGGTTCGCCGGCCCGATACGCCGATCGCCACACCGGCAGCGGCGCGAACGACTCCTCCACCTCGGCCAGCTGAGCCGATTGCGCGGCCGCCCAGCCGGTGCGCCAGGCGTCCCCACCGTCCCCGGGGATCACGCGGTTCGCGACCACGCCGTCGACCCGGTAGCCGTAGAGCGACAGCGTCGTCAGTGTCCGCCGGGCTTCGGCGACCACGACCGACTCGGGCGTGAGCACCAGCCGCACCGACGCCGCCGGCGAGGTGAGCACGCCACGCACCTCGTCGAGCTGGCCGTGCAGCCGCTCGACCGCGTCGAACACCCGGTCGTGCGGCATCGGGACACCGGCCACGCGGTTCAGCACCGGCCGCAGCGAGCGCACGACCCGCCGCTCGACCGGGAAGATCCGGTCCATGTACCAGCGCAGCGCCTCGGGCAGCGCCAGCAGCCGCAGCGTCTCGGCTGTGGGCGCGCAGTCGACGGCGACGAGGTCCCAGCGACCCGACGCGACCTGGGCCCGGACCTCCAGCAGGGCA
This genomic interval from Mycobacteriales bacterium contains the following:
- a CDS encoding ROK family glucokinase, encoding MSLAIGVDIGGTKVAAGLVSETGEILRRERRPTPSTDPAAVAAVVASVVADLRAESDVSAVGVGAAGFIDADRSTVLFAPNLAWRQEPLRDSLSSLIGLPVVVENDANAMAWAEYRFGAGVGVSSLVALTVGTGIGAGLVLDGHLYRGAFGMAGEPGHLRVVPDGLPCGCGNRGCWEQYCSGRALVREAAARGGPWTEGPAVTLAAQSGHREAIAAFVAVGTWLGQGLADVSAVLDPGRFVIGGGVGAAGDLLLEPARRRFADVLIGRGYRPIPDIVPASLGVDAGLIGAADLARQSE
- a CDS encoding DUF5304 family protein, with translation MTSSAHEHGSVAEEAARLVDALGQSFGQWAREALGDVSLDEAIATGSAECQLCPVCRLIALVRGTRPETVEHLLDAVGSLTAALRSAVQTHEHHWASRHGGPVEHINVD
- a CDS encoding ArsA family ATPase; translated protein: MRVILFTGKGGVGKTTTAAATATLAAGRGCKTLVLSTDPAHSLADAFGVALGAEPTEVDTGLYGQQVDAQQRFEASWREVQSWLLSVLDAAGVDRMEAEELTVLPGAEELLALLEVRAQVASGRWDLVAVDCAPTAETLRLLALPEALRWYMDRIFPVERRVVRSLRPVLNRVAGVPMPHDRVFDAVERLHGQLDEVRGVLTSPAASVRLVLTPESVVVAEARRTLTTLSLYGYRVDGVVANRVIPGDGGDAWRTGWAAAQSAQLAEVEESFAPLPVWRSAYRAGEPVGLPELAALGAAVYTDVDPLVLPAGEDPVRVERSGSDFLLQVALPLASKSDVDLARRGDDLVVTVGSHRRVLSLPSALRRCVVAGAAFREGVLRVRFEPDPAVWMRS